The stretch of DNA TCACTAATCCTTCCGCCAAGTATGAGGCTTCAGGTACCTCAGGGATCCTCAATATCGTATTGAAAAAGGATGAGAAAGAAGGATTGAATGGATCTATTTCGCTCAATACTGGAATTCCGGACAATCACAGTGTGGGAGTGAGTCTGAACCGAAGGACGCAGAAGTTCAACCTCTTCACCCAGATAGGAGTGGGGTATCGTTCTCTTCCTCGATTCTCTGACAATATCAATCTGGATAAGAATGCAGGTACAAGGATACTGAGCGAAGGAGAGTCCTTCCGTAATGAGACATTCTACAATATCACTCTCGGTACGGACTATCATATCAATGAGAACAATGTGCTGACCTTATCAGGCCGCTATGCCTTTGAGAAGGAGGACAATCCTGCAGAGACCATCTTCCGCGAAGAAGATAGCACCGGGCAGTTGTTGAACGCATCGACCCGAAATGAGGACACACAGGCGGATAATCCCAAGTGGCGATTCGACCTGCAGTACAAGAAGCAATTCACCGATCATGAGGATCATACCTTGCAGATGAGCGCTTTGGGAAACTACTTCCAGAAAGATCAAAGTTCTGTCTTCAGCAATATCCCTTCGGAAGGAGTGAGTCTCTCCAATGAGCAGTTGAGCGCCACGGACTTTGGTCGAACGGACTATACCTTCAAGCTGGACTATACCCGGCCGATAGATGAGGGATTCGAGTTAGAGACAGGTGCGCAGTATGACATCAATAACGTGGGCAATGACTATGCTGTGAGTGATCTTATAGGTGGGGAATATGTGATCAATAGTGACTTCACCAATGATTTCGATTTCGATCAGAAGGTACTCGGAGCCTATGCCACAGGGGCATACGAAGGACAGAAGGTCGGAGTCAAAGTAGGATTGCGGGTAGAAGACACGGAGCTGAATACCCTATTGGCTGCGACAAATGAGAAGAATGATCAGCACTATACCAGCTTTTTCCCAAGTTTCCACAGTTCATACAAGTTCACTGATAATCTATCATTCCAGGTAGGTTATTCCAGGCGGATAAGAAGACCCAGACTGTGGGACCTCAATCCATTCTTCAACATCACCAACAACTTCAATATCTGGACGGGTAACCCGAATCTGCAACCGGAATTCACAGATAGCTATGAGCTTACGAGTGTCTATATCAGGCAGAAGACCAGCCTGAGTGCCAGTCTGTACTACCGATATACGACCGATGTGGTAGAGAGGGTGTCCATATTCGAGAATAATGTGAATACCACTACTCCACTCAATATCGGGACCAGTGCTACTGCCGGCTTGGAGATCACGGGAAAGTATTCAGTCGATCGTAGGTTGACGATCAACGGTGATCTTAATCTGAACCGTTTCGTTCGGGAAGGTCGATTCCAGGATACGGATTTCGATTTCGATGGTCAACAGTGGTCGGGTAGACTAACAGCCAAATTCAAATTCTCCAAGGATCTCGAATTCGAGATGACAGGAAATTATCGTTCAAGATTCAAGACGGTACAAGGGGAGCGATCCGCCTCACCTTCCCTGGATATGGGAATCCGACAGAAGATGCTCAATGGTAAGATAGTGGCCAATATAGGGGTACGCGACCTCTTCAGAAGTAGGATCTTTGAGAACATAATCGACCAGGAAGAGTTCTATCTATATTCTTGGAGTCAGCGAGGCCGCTTCATCACCTTTGGTCTGAGCTATGGATTCGGCAAGGGAGAGGCTATGACCTACTCAGGAGGTAGGAGACGCTGAGGGATAGACCTCGGATATGAAATTCAGGCAGTTCGGAGTTACTCACTCGACCATGGAGAATAGGCTCGCTGATAGTTCTGAGAATTTTGGAGTCTTCATTCTTTCAGCTGCCTTAGATTACTTCTCGCTTCCTTGCTGAAGGGGCATAGTGATCTATGTATGATTCTAATCCCGAAAGGTATGCATTACACCATGATTTGAGGGGTTTTAGCTACTGTAGATGAGCCTTAAAGAATTCAATGGTACGAGACCATGATAGAGTAGCAGCTGCTTCATCATATCTAGGGGTAGTGTTATTATGAAATCCGTGATTGACATTGGGGTAGACATGTGCTGTATATTTTATTCCCTCTGCTTTTAGCACCGCTTCAAAAGCATGCCAGCCTTGATTCACTCTTTCATCCAATTCGGCAAATTGCAGCAACAGCGGTGCCTGTATCTTTTCGGCCTCTTCATCAGATGGTTGTTTTCCATAATAAGGAACCGCGGCCCCCAGATCTGGAATCTTCACCGCCATCATATTTGAGATCCAACCCCCAAAACAAAAACCAACAACTCCGATCTTTCCATTGCAATCAACGTGGTCTTTAAGAAAGTCATAGGCCGCTATGAAGTCCTCGAGCATTTCATACTTGTCACGCTGTTCTTGTAAGGCACGACCATCATCATCGTTGCCCGGATAACCTCCAAGAGGACTAAGAGCATCAGGAGCCAAACTGATAAATCCTTCTATGGCTGTTCTTCTGCACACATCTTCGATATATGGATTCAGCCCTCTGTTCTCATGTACCACGACCACACCGGGTAATTGGGCATCAATGCCCTTAGGTTTTGACAGTAGCCCTTTAATAGATCCCCCTCCACTAGGTGAGTCATATTGAATGTATTCTGAATCTATTCTGGGGTCGTTCTGTTCAACGGTGACCGAATCTCTATAATTGGGAGATATATGGCTCAGCAAGGAACTAACGGTCAGCCCACCTACTGCATAAAGAGATAGTTTTTTAATGAATTCGCCTCGGTCGATCCTATTGTGGGCATAATCATCATATAGGTCGAATACCTCTTGGCTGATGTCTTCTTTCCTTAGGGTCTTCATGATTCACTCTTTATCGGCTGTGACTTTCATTTTGATTCGGTTTCGAGCTGGTTGTAACTCATGGTACCTCTTGTGTAATTCTCTCCTCTAAATCTAGCTTTAAGTTTTATTTTTCCGATCCTGAAAGCCTGTTATTCTCAGAACAGTTAAATCATCGAACATGAAACTCAAGTATCTCCTATTCATCCTTTTAGTTATGTCTACTTCTGACTTCCTAGCTCAGAAGAAAAAGGACAAAGACAATGATGCCAATTCATATTGGCTGAAATCGGATCAGCTCAGCGGGCTGAAATTCAGAAGTATAGGGCCAGCATTGACCTCAGGAAGGGTATCGGATATAGCCGTCAATCCCAATAATTTCAATGAATATTATGTAGCTGTCGCCTCGGGTGGGGTTTGGAAGACTACCAATCATGGGGTCAGTTTCCAACCGATATTCGATCAGGAAGGGTCTTATTCTGTGGGATGTGTGACCATAGACCCGAATCAGTCCTCTACCATCTGGGTGGGCACCGGAGAGAATAATAACCAACGTTCTGTGGCCTATGGTGATGGCGTATATCGATCCATCGATGGAGGAAAGTCATGGGAGAATATGGGGCTGAAGGAATCCGAGCATATTTCAAAGATCATTGTCGACCCAAGGAATTCGGATGTCATCTATGTGGCGGCCTATGGTCCACTCTGGTCGGATGGAAGTGATCGTGGCATTTATAAGTCCATAGATGGAGGTGAGAATTGGGAACTCATCCATTCTGTCTCGGATAAGACTGGAGCAGCGGATCTGATCATGGATCCAGTGGATCCTGACATTCTGTACGCGTCATTCCACCAACGGAGGCGACATGTGTTCACTTACATCGGAGGAGGACCGGAGAGTACTATTTTCAAGACGACTGATGGAGGCAAGAACTGGAAGGAATCTATAAGTGGATTACCTGAAGGCCAAATGGGACGCATAGGTCTGGCTGTCTCTCCAGCGGATGCCAATGTGGTCTATGCCATCATAGAAGCAGAAGGAGATAAGGGTGGGTTCTTCCGTTCGACCAATAAAGGGGCGACTTGGGAAAAGCGCAGCAAATACAAGACTTCGGGCAACTATTATCAAGAGATCATCTGTGATCCTCACGATGTAGATAAGGTATTCAGTATGGCTACCTGGTTGCATCACACGGAGAATGGAGGAAAGACTTTTGTGGAAACAGGAGAGGACAAAAAACACGTAGATAATCACTGCATCTGGATAAACCCGACTAACACCGATCATTGGATCGTGGGTTGTGATGGCGGGATCTATGAGACCTATGATCATGCTTCCACTTGGGAGTACAAGGCCAATCTGCCCATTACACAGTTCTACAAAGTGTCGATCGATTATGATACCCCTTTCTACAATGTATTCGGTGGTACACAGGACAATAATTCCCAGGCAGGCCCATCCAGGACCATCAATAATGCCGGTATACTGAATTCAGATTGGTACATCACTGTAGGTGGAGATGGTTACGAGACACAGGTCGATCCTACAGATCCCAATATCATCTATTCTCAATGGCAGTATGGTGGCCTGATACGTTATGACCGTCAGTCGGGTGAAAGGATAGGTATCAAGCCACAACCTGGTAAAGATGAAGAGGCTTTTCGATGGAATTGGGATTCGCCTTTGTTGATCTCACCGCACGATCCTAAGACCTTATTCTTCTGTGCCAATAAGGTCTTCAAGACAGAAGATCGAGGAAACACCTGGAAGACCATCTCTCCAGACCTCACCAGGCAGATCGACAGGAACAA from Flavobacteriales bacterium encodes:
- a CDS encoding TonB-dependent receptor, which gives rise to TNPSAKYEASGTSGILNIVLKKDEKEGLNGSISLNTGIPDNHSVGVSLNRRTQKFNLFTQIGVGYRSLPRFSDNINLDKNAGTRILSEGESFRNETFYNITLGTDYHINENNVLTLSGRYAFEKEDNPAETIFREEDSTGQLLNASTRNEDTQADNPKWRFDLQYKKQFTDHEDHTLQMSALGNYFQKDQSSVFSNIPSEGVSLSNEQLSATDFGRTDYTFKLDYTRPIDEGFELETGAQYDINNVGNDYAVSDLIGGEYVINSDFTNDFDFDQKVLGAYATGAYEGQKVGVKVGLRVEDTELNTLLAATNEKNDQHYTSFFPSFHSSYKFTDNLSFQVGYSRRIRRPRLWDLNPFFNITNNFNIWTGNPNLQPEFTDSYELTSVYIRQKTSLSASLYYRYTTDVVERVSIFENNVNTTTPLNIGTSATAGLEITGKYSVDRRLTINGDLNLNRFVREGRFQDTDFDFDGQQWSGRLTAKFKFSKDLEFEMTGNYRSRFKTVQGERSASPSLDMGIRQKMLNGKIVANIGVRDLFRSRIFENIIDQEEFYLYSWSQRGRFITFGLSYGFGKGEAMTYSGGRRR
- a CDS encoding dienelactone hydrolase family protein, whose amino-acid sequence is MKTLRKEDISQEVFDLYDDYAHNRIDRGEFIKKLSLYAVGGLTVSSLLSHISPNYRDSVTVEQNDPRIDSEYIQYDSPSGGGSIKGLLSKPKGIDAQLPGVVVVHENRGLNPYIEDVCRRTAIEGFISLAPDALSPLGGYPGNDDDGRALQEQRDKYEMLEDFIAAYDFLKDHVDCNGKIGVVGFCFGGWISNMMAVKIPDLGAAVPYYGKQPSDEEAEKIQAPLLLQFAELDERVNQGWHAFEAVLKAEGIKYTAHVYPNVNHGFHNNTTPRYDEAAATLSWSRTIEFFKAHLQ
- a CDS encoding glycosyl hydrolase, yielding MSTSDFLAQKKKDKDNDANSYWLKSDQLSGLKFRSIGPALTSGRVSDIAVNPNNFNEYYVAVASGGVWKTTNHGVSFQPIFDQEGSYSVGCVTIDPNQSSTIWVGTGENNNQRSVAYGDGVYRSIDGGKSWENMGLKESEHISKIIVDPRNSDVIYVAAYGPLWSDGSDRGIYKSIDGGENWELIHSVSDKTGAADLIMDPVDPDILYASFHQRRRHVFTYIGGGPESTIFKTTDGGKNWKESISGLPEGQMGRIGLAVSPADANVVYAIIEAEGDKGGFFRSTNKGATWEKRSKYKTSGNYYQEIICDPHDVDKVFSMATWLHHTENGGKTFVETGEDKKHVDNHCIWINPTNTDHWIVGCDGGIYETYDHASTWEYKANLPITQFYKVSIDYDTPFYNVFGGTQDNNSQAGPSRTINNAGILNSDWYITVGGDGYETQVDPTDPNIIYSQWQYGGLIRYDRQSGERIGIKPQPGKDEEAFRWNWDSPLLISPHDPKTLFFCANKVFKTEDRGNTWKTISPDLTRQIDRNKLKVMGEVQSPDVVMKNKSTTIYGNIVAFDQSPINADLLYAGTDDGLIQVSEDGGVTWNKKETFKGVPSLTYVNMLWASQHDEDLVYAVFNNHKRGDFRPYIMKSMDRGNTWSALQ